The following are from one region of the Paenibacillus sabinae T27 genome:
- a CDS encoding HAMP domain-containing sensor histidine kinase translates to MIKKGMRRQIVLHYILVVFLALLLVEVIFLIVIRTYYYDSIYTRISTHISQAEYFYHLTSEDSSFSLQELLRSFALDYTELQVLTLDGDMITSSTGFQPDRTITTSDVPEAVGGGIGRWVGRQPGTNESVMAVSKVLQIHGHDSYVLRYVTSVERVNSDLFNVTLLSAGIVVAVLAVVTAFSFGLANSIIKPLNNITAVSAQLAKGKFNIRIKGDYRYEIGELASTLNYMSQEIVRSNQIKDDFISSISHELRTPLTSIKGWSETLISGGYDPEETKLGMSIISKESDRLIGLVEEILDFSKLHQNEMKLSIGTVDVKELLKEIVLNLWAKAEKRSIRLELEAEDGIYVRGDANRLKQVFLNLTDNAVKFSHEGSSVLLSARRADEKEAEIVVQDSGIGISQEHLNRVKDRFFQVDSLNGGTGLGLAISQQLVELHGGTMEMDSELGKGTRVTVYLQLAEPLPVVEAPDQASLPEAAGHHKHGEGRL, encoded by the coding sequence ATGATTAAAAAGGGGATGCGCAGACAGATTGTATTACACTACATACTTGTAGTCTTTTTGGCGCTTCTCCTCGTGGAAGTCATTTTTCTGATTGTAATCAGAACGTATTATTACGACAGCATCTATACCCGAATTTCTACGCATATCAGCCAGGCGGAATATTTTTATCATCTCACCAGTGAAGACTCCTCGTTTTCGCTCCAGGAGCTGCTGCGCAGCTTTGCGCTGGACTATACGGAGCTCCAGGTGCTGACGCTGGACGGTGACATGATCACAAGCTCGACAGGATTTCAGCCTGATCGAACGATTACGACGAGTGACGTGCCCGAAGCGGTCGGCGGCGGGATCGGCCGTTGGGTAGGAAGGCAGCCTGGAACCAACGAAAGCGTAATGGCCGTTTCGAAAGTGCTGCAAATCCACGGACATGATTCTTACGTGCTGCGGTATGTGACTTCGGTGGAAAGAGTGAATAGCGATTTGTTCAACGTTACGCTGCTGTCGGCGGGCATTGTAGTAGCCGTGCTGGCGGTCGTTACCGCGTTTAGCTTCGGGCTGGCCAACTCGATTATTAAGCCGCTCAATAATATCACAGCCGTTTCAGCCCAACTGGCCAAGGGGAAATTCAACATACGCATCAAGGGGGATTACCGCTACGAGATCGGCGAGCTTGCCTCCACACTGAACTATATGTCCCAGGAGATTGTTCGGAGCAACCAGATCAAGGACGATTTCATCTCCTCGATTTCACATGAGCTAAGAACGCCGCTGACCAGCATCAAGGGCTGGAGCGAAACATTGATTTCCGGCGGCTACGACCCGGAGGAAACAAAGCTTGGTATGAGCATCATTTCCAAGGAGAGCGACCGGCTCATCGGTCTGGTTGAGGAAATTCTTGACTTCTCCAAGCTCCATCAGAATGAAATGAAGCTTTCCATCGGTACCGTGGATGTCAAGGAACTGCTAAAGGAAATCGTTCTGAATCTCTGGGCCAAGGCCGAGAAACGGAGCATCCGGCTTGAGCTGGAAGCGGAGGACGGCATTTATGTCCGGGGAGATGCCAACCGGTTAAAGCAGGTATTCCTCAATTTGACCGACAATGCGGTGAAGTTCTCGCATGAGGGCTCAAGCGTTCTGCTGTCAGCGCGGCGGGCTGACGAGAAAGAGGCCGAAATTGTCGTTCAGGACTCCGGAATCGGCATTAGCCAGGAGCACCTGAACCGGGTCAAGGACCGGTTCTTTCAGGTGGACTCCCTTAACGGAGGCACCGGGCTCGGACTTGCCATTTCGCAGCAGCTGGTCGAGCTTCACGGGGGCACCATGGAAATGGACAGCGAGCTCGGCAAGGGCACACGGGTGACGGTGTACTTGCAGCTGGCGGAGCCGCTTCCTGTTGTAGAAGCGCCGGATCAGGCAAGCCTGCCGGAAGCGGCTGGACATCATAAGCATGGGGAGGGCAGGCTATGA
- a CDS encoding response regulator transcription factor, which produces MSKVLILEDEESIRSFIVINLKRNGFEVLEAADGNEALSKLTSVPDIDIALLDVMVPGIDGFEVCRRVRETNERIGIIFLTAKVQEQDKVYALSVGADDHVSKPFSPTELIARIQSLLRRVNVHREQSAKVSFHSGPFTLDLISKQFKRNGDSVELTPTEFSLVQFFLEKENTPLSRDVLLDHVWGKEYMGDPKIVDVNIRRLRQKIENNPSEPEYLQTVWGHGYKWKGQGQ; this is translated from the coding sequence TTGAGTAAAGTTCTCATTCTGGAGGATGAAGAGTCCATTCGCAGTTTTATTGTCATCAATTTAAAGCGCAACGGGTTTGAAGTGCTGGAAGCGGCCGATGGCAACGAAGCGCTTAGCAAGCTGACTTCCGTGCCGGATATCGATATTGCGCTGCTTGATGTGATGGTGCCGGGCATCGACGGCTTCGAGGTGTGCAGACGGGTCCGCGAGACGAATGAACGGATCGGGATTATTTTTCTGACGGCCAAGGTGCAGGAGCAGGATAAAGTATATGCGCTGTCCGTTGGCGCCGACGATCACGTCAGCAAGCCTTTCAGTCCGACAGAGTTGATTGCCCGTATCCAGTCGCTTCTGCGGAGAGTGAATGTGCACCGGGAGCAATCGGCCAAGGTGTCGTTTCATTCGGGTCCGTTTACGCTGGATCTCATCTCAAAGCAGTTTAAGCGGAACGGTGACTCCGTCGAGCTGACGCCTACTGAATTTTCACTGGTGCAGTTTTTTCTGGAAAAAGAAAACACTCCGCTAAGCCGTGACGTACTCCTCGACCATGTGTGGGGGAAAGAGTATATGGGCGATCCGAAAATCGTTGACGTAAACATCCGGCGGCTGCGGCAAAAAATCGAAAATAATCCGTCAGAGCCCGAGTATCTGCAAACGGTATGGGGGCACGGCTATAAGTGGAAAGGGCAGGGACAATGA